A single window of Chitinophaga sp. XS-30 DNA harbors:
- a CDS encoding gluconate:H+ symporter → MLAFLPLIYAVAAILLLIVLILWVKLDTFISFLIVSIILALACNMSGPEIGSAISNGIGSTLGSLVTILGFGAMLGKLVADSGAAQQITSSMIRIFGIRHIQWGMALAGLLVGIPMFYTAGFVIVVPLIFATGMSTRLPLLYLGIPMISALSTAHGFLPPHPSPTAISQQLGADIGKTLVYGLLISIPTIALAGPVFGRSLRKMNITPEQGLLNITFREEKDMPGLGISLATALLPLILLTLTTALAPLMVEGTALTRALRFIGDPNIAMLLSVLAAIYFLGVRRGQPMKTVMKSIEQALKDVAPVMLIIAGAGVFMQVIKDGGINTYIGEALKDLPVSPLVLGWTIAAVIRVCVGSATVAGLTTVGILLPLIQQEVVHPELMVLSIGAGSLMFSHVNDGGFWLFKEYFNLSLKQTFATWSVMETIVSVCGLLGVLALELFIG, encoded by the coding sequence ATGTTAGCATTCCTGCCCTTGATATATGCTGTAGCCGCTATCCTCCTGCTGATCGTCCTGATCCTGTGGGTGAAGCTGGACACGTTCATTTCCTTTCTGATCGTCAGTATCATCCTGGCACTGGCCTGCAACATGTCCGGTCCCGAAATTGGCTCGGCCATATCTAACGGTATCGGCAGTACGCTTGGCTCGCTGGTCACCATCCTGGGCTTTGGCGCCATGCTGGGCAAGCTGGTGGCCGACAGTGGCGCCGCACAGCAGATCACTTCTTCCATGATCCGCATCTTCGGCATCCGGCATATCCAGTGGGGAATGGCACTGGCCGGTCTTCTCGTGGGCATCCCGATGTTCTACACCGCCGGTTTTGTGATCGTGGTGCCGCTGATCTTTGCCACAGGCATGTCTACACGCCTTCCGCTGCTGTACCTCGGCATCCCGATGATCTCCGCATTATCTACCGCCCACGGTTTTCTGCCGCCGCATCCTTCCCCTACCGCCATCAGCCAGCAGCTGGGCGCGGATATCGGGAAAACGCTGGTGTACGGGCTGCTCATTTCCATACCGACCATTGCCCTGGCCGGCCCGGTTTTCGGCCGCAGCCTCCGTAAAATGAATATAACACCCGAACAGGGCCTGCTGAATATTACTTTCCGGGAAGAGAAGGACATGCCGGGGCTGGGGATCAGTCTCGCTACGGCCCTGCTCCCGCTTATCCTGCTAACGCTCACCACGGCCCTGGCGCCGCTGATGGTGGAAGGAACCGCGCTGACCAGAGCGCTTCGTTTCATTGGCGACCCCAACATCGCCATGCTGCTCTCCGTACTGGCGGCCATTTATTTCCTGGGCGTCCGCCGCGGACAGCCCATGAAAACGGTGATGAAATCCATAGAACAGGCGTTAAAAGATGTGGCGCCCGTCATGCTGATCATCGCCGGTGCAGGGGTTTTCATGCAGGTGATCAAAGACGGCGGCATCAACACCTATATCGGGGAAGCGCTGAAAGACCTGCCGGTATCACCGCTGGTGCTTGGCTGGACGATCGCGGCCGTGATCCGGGTCTGTGTAGGCTCGGCCACTGTTGCAGGGTTAACGACCGTAGGCATATTGCTGCCCCTCATACAACAGGAAGTGGTACATCCGGAACTGATGGTGCTCTCCATCGGCGCGGGCAGCCTGATGTTCTCCCATGTGAATGACGGCGGTTTCTGGCTGTTCAAGGAATACTTCAACCTCAGCCTGAAACAGACCTTCGCCACCTGGTCCGTCATGGAAACCATCGTTTCCGTATGCGGATTACTGGGGGTGTTGGCATTGGAACTATTTATTGGATAA
- a CDS encoding RidA family protein — translation MTAAENFAALGLNLPPCPAPKGVYKPLLIVGNLVYVSGHGPVLDDGSLLFGKAGLEVNADGAKLAAQQVGLTILSTLVSQLGSQDRIKRVIKVLGMVNATPDFGKHPYVINGCSELFAKVWGPDNGVGVRSAVGMGSLPDNITVEIEAVFELAD, via the coding sequence ATGACGGCAGCAGAAAATTTCGCAGCGCTCGGGTTGAACCTTCCCCCCTGCCCCGCTCCCAAAGGCGTTTATAAACCATTACTGATCGTGGGCAACCTCGTGTATGTTTCCGGCCACGGCCCCGTGCTGGACGATGGTTCCTTACTGTTCGGAAAAGCGGGACTGGAAGTAAATGCAGATGGCGCGAAGCTTGCGGCACAACAGGTTGGCCTCACCATCCTTTCCACACTGGTCAGCCAGCTTGGCTCCCAGGACCGGATCAAACGGGTGATCAAAGTACTGGGTATGGTGAACGCTACACCGGATTTCGGCAAACACCCCTACGTGATCAACGGCTGCAGCGAATTGTTCGCAAAGGTATGGGGACCGGATAACGGCGTAGGCGTTAGAAGTGCGGTGGGCATGGGCTCTCTTCCGGACAATATCACCGTGGAGATCGAAGCTGTTTTTGAACTGGCAGACTAA
- a CDS encoding D-TA family PLP-dependent enzyme, which translates to MQADWYHLKDPDTVASPALLVYPQQVEMNIDRMIAIAGGPGHLMPHVKTHKMKPIVQMQLDKGIHRFKCATFAEALMLAEAGAQDILMAYQLTTPVAEQFALLAKQYPKSRFSSLVDNLDSAMLLNKIFSPPGDQFAAGHLLNDIDHPPRDHFGTVPAPESAAVANVYIDIDNGMHRTGLAPEKVFALYEQLQSLPHVQCLGLHAYDGHIRDTDLAVRTEKCEAAFAVVAALAARMPGAEIIAGGSPTFPVHASRLKAWEKIAAADTGNTETAEAKDAAASGHKGVRLTCSPGTCVLWDEGYGSTLPDQPFITAALLLTRVISKPQEGHMTLDLGHKAVSAENPITKRAFFHELGEYEVISQSEEHLVVKTPLAGRFKVGDVLYGTPWHVCPTVALYNEAQIIENGILTDTWPIARGRKLL; encoded by the coding sequence ATGCAGGCAGACTGGTATCACCTCAAAGACCCGGACACGGTGGCTTCCCCCGCCCTGCTGGTGTATCCGCAGCAGGTGGAAATGAATATCGACAGGATGATCGCCATAGCCGGCGGTCCGGGGCACCTGATGCCCCATGTGAAAACGCACAAGATGAAACCCATCGTGCAAATGCAGCTTGATAAAGGTATCCATCGTTTCAAGTGCGCTACTTTTGCAGAAGCGCTGATGCTCGCGGAAGCAGGCGCGCAGGACATTCTCATGGCCTATCAGCTGACCACGCCCGTTGCGGAGCAATTTGCGCTGCTGGCAAAACAGTATCCGAAGTCCCGCTTCTCCTCACTGGTAGACAATCTTGATTCGGCCATGCTGCTGAACAAAATCTTCAGCCCGCCGGGAGACCAGTTTGCCGCGGGTCATCTGCTCAATGATATCGATCATCCTCCCCGCGATCATTTTGGCACCGTACCGGCGCCGGAAAGCGCCGCCGTGGCCAATGTTTATATCGATATTGATAACGGTATGCACAGAACGGGGCTGGCGCCGGAAAAGGTATTCGCGCTGTACGAACAACTGCAGTCCCTCCCGCATGTACAATGCCTCGGCCTGCATGCATACGACGGCCATATCCGCGATACCGACCTTGCGGTGCGCACGGAAAAATGCGAGGCCGCATTTGCAGTGGTAGCCGCGCTCGCCGCCCGGATGCCGGGAGCGGAGATCATTGCGGGCGGCTCCCCTACTTTTCCCGTGCATGCCAGCCGGCTGAAGGCGTGGGAAAAGATCGCAGCCGCCGATACCGGAAATACGGAAACGGCTGAGGCAAAGGATGCCGCCGCTTCCGGGCACAAAGGCGTACGGCTGACCTGCAGCCCCGGTACCTGCGTACTATGGGACGAAGGTTACGGCAGCACTTTGCCCGACCAGCCATTCATTACGGCAGCGCTGCTGCTCACCCGCGTGATCTCGAAACCGCAGGAAGGGCATATGACGCTGGACCTGGGACATAAAGCCGTATCGGCTGAAAACCCCATCACCAAAAGGGCTTTCTTCCATGAGCTTGGTGAATATGAAGTGATCTCCCAAAGTGAAGAACATCTTGTTGTAAAAACACCGCTGGCCGGCCGCTTCAAGGTGGGCGACGTACTGTACGGCACGCCCTGGCATGTTTGCCCCACCGTAGCCCTGTACAACGAGGCACAAATAATTGAGAACGGCATCCTCACGGATACCTGGCCCATTGCCAGGGGACGGAAGCTGCTGTAA
- a CDS encoding dipeptidase encodes MQPLIFDAHLDLGMNALEWNRDLTKSVNAIREREKHMNDKPDRGHGTVSLPEMRKGRVGLCVATQIARYVGLDNPLPGWHSQEQAWAQTQGQLAWYQAMEAKGEMKQITNAAELSTHIKLWETATDTSSLPVGFILSLEGADSFFELACVEKAYISGLRAVGPAHYGPGVYAYGTDADGGLGTKGRALLKELERFGIILDATHLCDKSFYEAMDHYTGPVWASHHNSRTIVPHNRQFSDEQFSLLIQRGAVIGTAFDAWMLIPGWERGKSTPEQTGVSLQHIADQIDHICQLAGNSRHAAIGSDLDGAFGTEQTPKDLNTIADLQKLPEILQNRGFTAEDIDNITSRNWIRFLLDTWS; translated from the coding sequence ATGCAGCCACTAATTTTTGATGCGCATCTCGATCTCGGCATGAATGCGCTGGAATGGAACCGTGACCTCACCAAATCCGTCAATGCCATCCGTGAAAGGGAGAAGCATATGAATGATAAACCGGACCGGGGGCATGGCACCGTTTCCCTGCCTGAAATGCGGAAAGGCCGCGTTGGCTTGTGCGTAGCCACACAGATCGCGCGGTATGTGGGGCTGGATAACCCCTTGCCGGGCTGGCACTCGCAGGAGCAGGCCTGGGCGCAGACACAGGGGCAACTGGCCTGGTACCAGGCCATGGAAGCCAAAGGCGAAATGAAACAGATCACCAATGCCGCCGAACTGTCCACCCACATCAAACTATGGGAAACAGCTACAGATACCAGTTCGCTGCCGGTAGGGTTTATCCTCAGCCTGGAAGGCGCTGATTCTTTCTTTGAACTGGCCTGTGTGGAGAAGGCATATATTTCCGGCCTGCGGGCAGTGGGACCTGCCCATTACGGTCCCGGAGTATATGCTTACGGCACTGATGCGGATGGCGGGCTGGGCACAAAAGGCCGTGCGCTGCTGAAAGAACTGGAACGGTTCGGCATCATCCTCGATGCCACGCATCTTTGCGACAAGTCATTCTACGAAGCCATGGACCATTATACGGGTCCCGTTTGGGCAAGCCACCATAACAGCCGTACCATTGTGCCGCATAACCGGCAGTTCTCCGACGAGCAATTCTCCCTGCTGATACAGCGCGGTGCAGTGATAGGCACCGCCTTCGATGCCTGGATGCTGATACCCGGCTGGGAGCGCGGCAAAAGCACACCGGAACAGACCGGGGTTTCCCTGCAGCATATTGCCGATCAGATCGATCATATCTGCCAGCTGGCGGGCAACAGCCGTCATGCTGCCATAGGGTCTGACCTGGACGGTGCCTTTGGTACAGAACAGACGCCGAAAGACCTGAACACGATAGCAGATCTGCAAAAGCTGCCGGAGATACTGCAGAACAGAGGGTTTACCGCTGAAGATATCGATAACATCACCTCCCGTAACTGGATCCGTTTTTTGCTGGATACCTGGAGCTGA
- a CDS encoding CHRD domain-containing protein has translation MKNLHSLVFITMGLFCLLAVACRKDKDDDNLYRATNAPITGAQESPAVTTTGSGSFNATYNPASKEMNITISWQGLTGNATLMHIHGPADRGTNAGVLQNFATLFAAAPSGSFSTSFVLNGTTQTEADLLGGKWYVNIHTAAHPGGEIRGQIELTN, from the coding sequence ATGAAAAATTTGCATTCCCTTGTATTCATTACCATGGGCCTGTTCTGTCTGCTGGCCGTAGCCTGCAGGAAGGACAAAGATGATGACAATCTCTACAGGGCTACGAATGCCCCCATCACCGGCGCACAGGAGAGCCCGGCGGTAACCACAACAGGCTCCGGCAGCTTCAATGCCACCTACAACCCCGCCTCCAAAGAAATGAATATTACCATCAGCTGGCAGGGGCTTACCGGTAATGCTACGCTCATGCACATACACGGGCCGGCAGACCGCGGTACGAATGCAGGAGTGCTGCAGAACTTTGCCACACTGTTTGCCGCCGCGCCTTCGGGCAGTTTTTCCACCAGCTTTGTGCTCAACGGCACTACCCAGACGGAAGCCGATCTGCTTGGGGGAAAATGGTACGTCAATATCCACACCGCCGCCCATCCCGGCGGAGAGATCCGCGGACAGATAGAACTGACGAACTGA
- a CDS encoding DUF1835 domain-containing protein — translation MILHILNGDATREIFEQSGLEGDMIVWREMLCEGKAPATEELPRFFEERAAHLQQVYGLDRKTYLDTIGEDYKKLGKASSYDEVVLWFEFDLFCQVNMLFVLYYLKKLNPALPPVSIVQLHKHPEVPNFRGLGMLRQEHLPPLFEQRVYLQEEDWQLAADAWEAYRSEDPLALEQLSYHRTERLPYLGIALQAHLKRLPGKENGLNAVEHFFLDRLSLGKLRERDLYYQFWDELKIYGFGDFQLDIYTQRLQRAGVVQRNDEMLCLTGLGKEILNAEENYLSFACQDNIWIGGIPLEHTPWRWDDEEGKVVHS, via the coding sequence ATGATATTGCATATTCTCAATGGGGATGCAACCCGTGAAATATTCGAACAAAGCGGCCTTGAAGGTGATATGATCGTATGGCGGGAAATGCTCTGCGAAGGCAAAGCTCCGGCAACGGAAGAACTGCCGCGCTTCTTCGAGGAAAGAGCGGCTCACCTGCAGCAGGTGTATGGTCTCGACCGCAAAACTTACCTGGATACGATCGGCGAAGATTACAAAAAGCTCGGCAAAGCATCCAGCTACGACGAGGTGGTGCTTTGGTTCGAGTTCGACCTTTTCTGCCAGGTCAACATGCTGTTTGTGCTCTACTACCTCAAAAAACTCAATCCCGCCTTACCACCCGTCAGTATCGTTCAGCTGCACAAGCACCCGGAGGTACCGAACTTCCGCGGTTTAGGCATGTTGCGGCAGGAGCATCTGCCCCCCTTGTTTGAACAGCGGGTGTACCTGCAGGAGGAAGACTGGCAACTGGCCGCTGACGCCTGGGAAGCCTACCGCTCCGAAGATCCGCTTGCACTGGAACAGCTCAGCTACCATCGTACCGAACGCCTGCCCTACCTGGGCATAGCTTTGCAGGCACATCTGAAACGCCTTCCCGGCAAAGAGAACGGCCTGAATGCCGTGGAACATTTTTTCCTGGACCGGCTTTCCCTAGGCAAACTCCGCGAACGCGACCTGTATTACCAGTTCTGGGATGAGCTGAAGATCTACGGCTTCGGGGATTTTCAGCTCGATATCTACACACAGCGCCTCCAACGCGCCGGTGTGGTGCAACGCAACGATGAAATGTTGTGCCTTACCGGTCTCGGCAAAGAAATACTGAATGCAGAAGAGAACTACCTGTCCTTCGCCTGCCAGGATAATATCTGGATAGGCGGGATTCCGCTGGAGCATACCCCCTGGCGCTGGGATGACGAAGAAGGCAAGGTGGTGCATTCCTGA
- a CDS encoding YgcG family protein, producing MVHKQQTMKFTRWLLLWTLVLIGSGVQAQNEDWMKKPDPPRLVNDFANVLVQSEIQELERKLVAYSDSTSNQIAIVLIKSLDNYDISELSLRILRDWGIGTEKNNGIVIMVAMKERRTRIEVGYGLEGAVPDAIAWGIVDKVLKPAFRQEHYYQGLDEAVDKIIQAAAGEYQGVPRSKRGPGGGNIIGIIIIALIILFIIGGRGGGGRGGGRVISRRGDSIFGGILGGMIAGSLGGGSRGGGFGGGGFGGGGFGGFGGGSGGGGGASGSW from the coding sequence ATGGTTCACAAGCAACAAACAATGAAGTTTACCCGCTGGTTATTATTATGGACGCTCGTGCTGATCGGGTCTGGTGTACAGGCGCAGAACGAGGACTGGATGAAGAAGCCCGATCCCCCGCGCCTCGTAAACGATTTTGCGAATGTGCTGGTGCAGTCCGAGATACAGGAACTGGAAAGAAAACTGGTAGCGTATAGTGACAGTACCTCCAACCAGATAGCCATCGTGCTGATCAAATCCCTGGACAACTATGATATTTCCGAGCTGTCCCTCCGCATTCTGCGGGATTGGGGCATCGGTACGGAGAAGAATAACGGCATCGTCATCATGGTGGCGATGAAGGAGCGACGGACCAGGATAGAAGTAGGGTACGGGCTGGAAGGCGCTGTACCGGACGCCATTGCCTGGGGGATCGTGGATAAGGTATTGAAGCCCGCCTTCCGGCAGGAGCATTACTACCAGGGGCTGGATGAAGCGGTGGACAAGATCATACAGGCCGCAGCCGGCGAATACCAGGGCGTTCCGCGCAGCAAACGCGGACCCGGCGGAGGAAATATCATCGGTATCATTATCATCGCCCTCATCATCCTGTTTATCATCGGAGGCCGCGGTGGCGGCGGAAGAGGCGGTGGCCGGGTGATCAGCCGCCGTGGGGACAGCATCTTCGGGGGCATCCTCGGAGGCATGATCGCCGGCTCTCTTGGCGGCGGTAGCCGTGGCGGAGGATTTGGAGGCGGTGGCTTCGGTGGCGGCGGTTTCGGCGGCTTCGGAGGAGGCTCCGGCGGCGGTGGCGGCGCAAGCGGAAGCTGGTAA
- a CDS encoding TPM domain-containing protein, giving the protein MFPFKKKELFTEDEKTRIVQAIRHAERLTSGEIRLFVESRCKYVDPMDRAKEAFLSLGMEKTRLRNGVLLYLAMRDHQFAILGDQGIHEKVGNDFWQQEALLLKTHFSGNRIIEGIEVCVKEIGESLYHYFPYESGDQNELPDDIVFGK; this is encoded by the coding sequence ATGTTCCCATTTAAAAAGAAGGAACTTTTTACAGAAGACGAGAAAACGCGGATCGTGCAGGCCATCCGCCATGCCGAACGGCTCACCTCCGGTGAGATCAGGCTGTTCGTGGAAAGCCGCTGCAAGTATGTAGATCCGATGGATCGCGCAAAGGAAGCATTCCTGTCCCTCGGCATGGAAAAAACCCGGCTGCGGAACGGCGTATTGCTGTACCTCGCCATGCGCGACCATCAGTTCGCCATCCTGGGAGACCAGGGTATCCACGAAAAAGTAGGTAACGACTTCTGGCAACAGGAAGCCCTTTTGCTCAAAACGCACTTTTCCGGGAACAGGATCATCGAAGGAATCGAGGTCTGTGTGAAAGAGATCGGAGAATCCCTGTATCATTATTTTCCGTACGAATCCGGTGATCAGAATGAACTGCCGGACGATATCGTGTTCGGAAAATAA
- a CDS encoding LemA family protein, whose protein sequence is MKTGIIVIIVLVLVGFWGCSSYNGVVKKDEVVQKAWGNVETQYQRRADLIDNLVSTVKGSAKFEQETLTGVIEARAKATSVQVNANDLSPEKIAQFQQAQGELSGALSRLLVSVERYPELRTTEQFQTLMAQLEGTENRIAVSRNDFNTAVNAYNSSVRTFPTNLVAGLGGFQQKGYFKAAEGSDKAPKVEF, encoded by the coding sequence ATGAAAACAGGCATCATTGTAATCATCGTCCTCGTACTGGTGGGATTTTGGGGTTGCAGCAGCTACAATGGAGTGGTAAAGAAAGACGAAGTAGTGCAAAAGGCATGGGGAAATGTGGAAACGCAATACCAGCGCAGGGCGGATTTGATCGACAACCTGGTGAGCACTGTGAAGGGCTCCGCCAAATTTGAGCAGGAAACCCTCACCGGTGTTATTGAAGCGCGGGCCAAAGCTACTTCCGTGCAGGTGAATGCGAACGACCTCAGTCCTGAAAAGATCGCCCAGTTCCAGCAGGCACAGGGAGAACTGTCCGGCGCACTGAGCCGTCTGCTCGTCAGCGTGGAACGATATCCCGAACTGCGTACCACCGAGCAGTTCCAGACGCTGATGGCGCAGCTGGAAGGCACGGAGAACAGGATCGCCGTGTCGCGGAACGATTTCAATACAGCCGTGAACGCATATAACAGCAGTGTGCGCACCTTCCCCACCAACCTGGTGGCCGGCCTGGGCGGTTTCCAGCAAAAAGGCTATTTCAAGGCGGCGGAAGGCTCTGACAAAGCGCCGAAAGTCGAATTTTAA
- a CDS encoding response regulator, with the protein MSAQHIHILYIDDEIHNLNAFKASFRRIYTVQTAESAEDAYKLLEDHEFHIIISDQRMPRMTGIEFFESILHKYPEPIRILLTGYADINAVIDAINKGQVYKYFSKPWNDEELRHNIEKAYEVYSLRKENRELTEKLLDVNEKLEFLLRQKLIS; encoded by the coding sequence ATGAGTGCACAACACATTCACATCCTCTATATTGATGATGAAATACATAACCTGAACGCGTTCAAAGCTTCCTTCCGGAGAATCTATACCGTACAGACGGCTGAATCTGCCGAGGATGCTTACAAATTGCTGGAAGACCATGAGTTTCACATCATTATATCGGATCAGCGCATGCCCCGCATGACGGGGATCGAGTTCTTCGAATCGATCCTGCATAAATATCCTGAGCCCATACGGATCCTGCTTACCGGCTATGCCGACATCAATGCTGTTATTGATGCTATCAACAAGGGACAGGTGTACAAGTATTTCTCCAAGCCCTGGAACGATGAGGAGCTGCGCCATAATATAGAGAAGGCGTACGAGGTGTATTCCCTCCGCAAGGAAAACCGGGAGTTAACGGAGAAATTGCTGGATGTGAACGAGAAACTGGAGTTCCTGCTGCGGCAGAAGCTGATCTCTTAA
- a CDS encoding dipeptidase: MQVWKDYQAQHKDRFLNELLELLRIPSVSADSRHNEDTKRCAEAVKQRLVDAGAEKVEVCPTAGHPIVYGEKIVDPSLPTVLVYGHYDVQPPDPLDLWTSPPFEPVIKDGKIYARGSADDKGQFYMHVKAFETMIKTNTLPCNIKFMIEGEEEVGSNNLGVFLKDNKERLKADVVLISDTSMISMENPSLDTGLRGLAYMEVEVTGPNRDLHSGVYGGAVGNPATILAKMIASLHDDNNHITIPGFYDGVLELSAKEREDLNKAPFDEAEYKADLGVNELWGEKGYTTIERTGIRPTLEVNGIWGGYTGEGAKTVLPSKAFAKISMRLVPNQDWQQISDLFAAHFKKIAPKSVTIKVTAHHGGSPYVTPTDHIAFKAASKAVATTFGKEPIPVRGGGSIPIVALFEKVLGLKTVLMGFGLDSDNLHSPNEKYGLENFYKGIETIPYFHQYFAEMSK; encoded by the coding sequence ATGCAAGTTTGGAAAGATTATCAGGCTCAGCACAAGGACCGTTTTTTGAACGAGTTGCTGGAACTGTTGCGGATCCCTTCTGTCAGCGCGGACTCCCGTCATAATGAGGACACTAAACGCTGTGCCGAAGCCGTAAAACAAAGACTGGTGGATGCCGGCGCCGAAAAGGTGGAGGTTTGCCCTACTGCCGGCCACCCTATCGTTTATGGCGAAAAGATCGTTGACCCTTCCCTGCCTACCGTACTGGTGTACGGCCACTACGACGTGCAGCCGCCCGATCCGCTGGATCTCTGGACCAGCCCTCCTTTCGAGCCGGTGATCAAGGATGGCAAGATCTACGCCCGCGGCAGTGCGGACGACAAAGGACAGTTCTACATGCATGTGAAGGCATTCGAGACCATGATCAAAACCAATACACTGCCCTGCAATATCAAATTCATGATCGAAGGAGAGGAAGAAGTGGGTTCCAACAACCTGGGCGTTTTCCTGAAGGACAATAAAGAGCGCCTGAAAGCGGACGTGGTGCTGATCTCGGACACCTCCATGATCAGTATGGAAAACCCTTCCCTGGATACCGGCCTGCGCGGCCTGGCCTATATGGAAGTGGAAGTGACCGGCCCGAACCGTGACCTGCACTCCGGCGTATATGGCGGCGCGGTGGGCAACCCCGCAACTATTCTGGCGAAAATGATCGCATCCCTGCATGACGATAACAATCACATAACGATCCCCGGATTCTATGACGGCGTGCTGGAACTGAGCGCCAAAGAGCGGGAAGACCTGAACAAGGCGCCGTTCGATGAAGCGGAATACAAGGCCGATCTGGGTGTGAATGAGCTTTGGGGAGAAAAAGGATATACCACCATCGAGCGGACGGGCATCCGCCCCACGCTTGAGGTGAACGGCATCTGGGGCGGTTATACGGGCGAAGGCGCCAAAACGGTGCTGCCTTCAAAGGCTTTTGCGAAGATATCCATGCGGCTGGTGCCTAACCAGGACTGGCAGCAGATCTCCGACCTGTTTGCCGCACATTTCAAGAAGATAGCCCCGAAATCCGTAACGATAAAGGTAACTGCCCACCATGGCGGTTCCCCCTACGTTACGCCTACGGACCATATTGCTTTCAAAGCGGCCAGCAAGGCGGTGGCTACCACATTCGGCAAGGAGCCTATACCGGTACGCGGCGGCGGCAGCATTCCTATTGTAGCGCTGTTTGAAAAAGTGCTTGGGCTGAAAACGGTGCTGATGGGCTTTGGGCTGGATAGCGACAATCTCCATTCACCGAATGAGAAGTACGGGCTGGAGAACTTCTACAAGGGCATTGAAACGATCCCTTATTTCCATCAGTATTTTGCGGAAATGTCCAAATAA
- the pgk gene encoding phosphoglycerate kinase — MSKFSDHNFAGQKALIRVDFNVPLNDQFDITDDNRMQAAVPTIQKILKDGGAVILMSHLGRPKDGPTDKYSLKHLVTHLIKLLNGTTVKFAEDCVGEVAEKAASSLQMGEVLLLENLRFHKQEEKGDRAFAEQLSKLGDVYVNDAFGTAHRAHASTAVIAEFFPAGKKMFGLLMEGETSSAEKVLHDSEKPFTAILGGAKVSDKILIIENLMNKADNIIIGGGMAYTFLKAQGKEIGNSLVENDKLDLANELLAKAKTLGVQLLIPVDSVAADKFAEDANTQEVSNDNIPAGWMGLDIGPQSVQLFSDVIAASRTILWNGPMGVFEMKPFQGGTKAVADAIVKATASGAFSLVGGGDSVAAVNKFGLAEKVSYVSTGGGAMLEYFEGKELPGIAAIKK; from the coding sequence ATGAGCAAGTTCTCCGACCACAACTTCGCAGGGCAGAAAGCCCTCATCCGTGTGGACTTCAACGTGCCGCTGAACGACCAGTTCGACATAACGGACGATAACCGCATGCAGGCGGCCGTTCCCACCATTCAGAAAATCCTGAAAGACGGCGGCGCCGTGATCCTCATGAGCCACCTGGGCCGCCCCAAAGACGGTCCCACCGACAAATACTCCCTCAAACACCTCGTCACCCACCTGATCAAACTGCTGAACGGCACTACCGTGAAATTTGCGGAAGACTGCGTAGGCGAAGTAGCTGAGAAAGCCGCTTCCAGCCTGCAAATGGGCGAAGTGCTGCTGCTGGAGAACCTCCGCTTCCACAAACAGGAAGAGAAAGGCGACCGTGCCTTTGCGGAACAGCTGTCCAAACTGGGCGATGTATATGTAAACGATGCCTTCGGCACCGCACACCGCGCACACGCTTCCACAGCTGTGATCGCGGAATTTTTCCCGGCCGGGAAGAAAATGTTCGGACTACTGATGGAAGGAGAGACCAGCAGCGCCGAAAAAGTGCTGCACGACTCCGAAAAGCCTTTCACGGCCATTCTCGGCGGCGCAAAGGTGAGCGACAAAATTCTCATCATCGAGAACCTCATGAACAAAGCCGATAATATCATCATCGGCGGCGGCATGGCCTACACCTTCCTGAAAGCACAGGGCAAGGAGATCGGCAACTCCCTCGTGGAAAACGATAAGCTTGACCTCGCCAATGAACTGCTGGCCAAAGCCAAAACCCTCGGCGTACAGCTGCTCATCCCCGTGGATTCTGTTGCGGCGGACAAGTTCGCGGAAGATGCCAATACACAGGAAGTATCTAACGACAATATCCCCGCCGGCTGGATGGGGCTGGACATCGGACCCCAATCCGTACAGCTTTTCAGCGACGTGATCGCCGCCTCCAGAACCATCCTCTGGAACGGCCCCATGGGCGTTTTTGAAATGAAACCCTTCCAGGGCGGCACCAAAGCCGTTGCGGACGCCATCGTGAAAGCCACGGCCAGCGGCGCTTTCTCCCTCGTGGGAGGCGGTGATTCCGTGGCTGCGGTCAATAAATTCGGCCTCGCCGAGAAGGTAAGCTATGTATCCACCGGCGGCGGCGCCATGCTGGAATACTTCGAAGGCAAGGAATTGCCCGGCATCGCTGCCATCAAAAAATAA